From Columba livia isolate bColLiv1 breed racing homer chromosome 7, bColLiv1.pat.W.v2, whole genome shotgun sequence, one genomic window encodes:
- the LOC102087975 gene encoding olfactory receptor 6E1, whose product MLLSQQDKLKFSMGPENTTTVTEFILEGFSGLDQRLQLFLSLVSLLIYLTTVVGNATIILLVCVDHRLQTPMYFFISNLAFLEICFISSTSIQLFVILSSGRRTISLGSCFAQSYFYLALGCTELVLLVVMSFDRYVAICQPLHYAAIMKSQLCIHLVVAAWVTGFTLLSYRLVLPYKLTFCGSNKINHFFCDSSPLLKLSCSDTRLLWKMDSVFLSFFILGSLCLTLVFYMCILFCILHLPAASGRKKAFSTCSSHLTTLAIGYGSCIALYVCPSEDVSLENNRIIALLNTVLYPFLNPFIYSLRNKTVILALKEAIARTITQLFP is encoded by the coding sequence ATGCTCCTGTCTCAACAGGATAAACTGAAATTCAGCATGGGACCAGAAAATACAACCACAGTTACTGAGTTCATCCTAGAAGGTTTCTCAGGGCTTGATCAAAGACTAcagctctttctctctctggtcTCTCTGCTCATATACCTGACAACAGTGGTGGGGAACGCTACCATCATTCTCCTGGTGTGTGTGGATCACCGCCTACAAACCCCCATGTACTTTTTCATCAGCAATCTGGCCTTCCTGGAAATCTGTTTTATATCCTCTACAAGCATCCAACTGTTTGTAATCCTGAGTTCTGGCAGGAGAACAATCTCACTAGGCAGCTGCTTTGCTCAATCCTATTTCTATTTAGCACTGGGCTGTACAGAGCTTGTTCTACTTGTTGTCATGTCCTTTGACCGCTATGTTGCCATCTGCCAACCTTTGCATTATGCTGCCATCATGAAGTCTCAGCTCTGCATCCACCTCGTTGTTGCTGCTTGGGTCACAGGCTTCACACTCTTGAGTTACCGCCTGGTCCTCCCCTACAAGCTGACGTTTTGTGGCTCAAACAAAATTAATCATTTCTTTTGTGACAGCTCCCCTTTACTCAAACTGTCCTGCTCTGACACCAGACTGCTTTGGAAAATGgactctgttttcctttcctttttcattctaGGTTCCTTATGTTTAACTCTGGTATTTTACATGTGCATCCTTTTCTGTATTCTACATCTTCCAGCAGCctctgggaggaaaaaagctttttctacaTGTTCTTCCCATCTCACCACCTTGGCAATTGGATATGGGAGCTGCATTGCTCTCTACGTGTGTCCTTCAGAAGATGTTTCCTTGGAGAACAACAGAATCATAGCTTTGCTGAATACTGTCCTGTACCCATTCTTAAATCCATTCATCTACAGTCTTAGAAACAAGACTGTGATACTGGCCCTGAAAGAAGCCATTGCCCGTACAATAACTCAGCTTTTCCCCTGA